A stretch of the Vicinamibacteria bacterium genome encodes the following:
- a CDS encoding FliA/WhiG family RNA polymerase sigma factor, with amino-acid sequence MDREALVRDSVSLVERLALAMAGHVAGQVELADLIQSGFVGLLDAASKFDRNKGARFSTYAEFRIKGAMLDSLRSLDWAPRSVRRVRRRLETLERRLEASLGRPPREEEVADGLGVALAELRRTRERIRRAESAYQHNVPVEEFISTVSDPNAVDPHEMLERLEAESLLARSIQDLPERERLILSLYYYDELTMRQVGAILGVNESRISQIHSRVLSKLRLSLARGDQNPPLTPRRQGSSGPKMRRQRPQRRVKSGGLAG; translated from the coding sequence GTGGACCGGGAAGCTCTCGTTCGCGATTCCGTGTCGCTCGTCGAGCGGCTCGCCCTCGCCATGGCCGGCCACGTCGCCGGGCAGGTCGAGCTCGCGGATCTGATTCAGTCGGGGTTCGTGGGGCTGCTCGATGCCGCGTCCAAGTTCGACCGGAACAAGGGAGCGCGTTTTTCGACCTATGCGGAGTTCCGCATCAAGGGCGCCATGCTCGACAGTCTTCGAAGCCTGGACTGGGCGCCTCGATCGGTGCGTCGAGTGAGGCGGCGTTTGGAAACGCTGGAACGTCGTCTCGAAGCCAGCCTCGGACGGCCACCTCGCGAGGAGGAGGTCGCGGACGGCCTCGGCGTGGCGTTGGCCGAGCTGAGGAGAACCAGAGAGCGCATCCGTCGAGCGGAATCCGCATACCAGCACAACGTGCCCGTGGAGGAGTTCATCTCCACCGTGTCGGATCCGAATGCCGTCGATCCACATGAGATGCTCGAGCGACTCGAGGCCGAGTCTCTTCTCGCACGCTCGATTCAAGACCTGCCCGAGCGGGAGCGGCTGATACTGTCGCTCTACTATTACGATGAGCTTACGATGAGGCAGGTGGGAGCCATTCTCGGCGTGAACGAGTCCCGCATCTCGCAGATCCACTCGAGGGTGCTCTCGAAGCTGAGACTGAGTCTCGCCCGAGGCGACCAGAACCCGCCTCTCACACCACGTCGCCAGGGGTCGTCCGGCCCCAAGATGCGTCGCCAGAGGCCTCAGCGGAGAGTGAAGTCGGGCGGACTGGCAGGCTGA
- a CDS encoding Dabb family protein: MICHIVLVRLKQGVSEADGREFMTRAERLLGSIPAVRNLRIGRGLGVKSEREHPIAIVMDFEDETALESYQIHPDHQRFVSDILGPIQDDKRVYDYRV; the protein is encoded by the coding sequence ATGATCTGCCACATCGTTCTCGTTCGCCTGAAGCAGGGCGTGTCGGAAGCCGATGGAAGAGAGTTCATGACTCGAGCCGAGAGGTTGCTCGGCTCCATTCCCGCCGTCCGCAACCTCCGGATCGGGAGGGGACTCGGAGTGAAGTCGGAGCGCGAGCATCCCATCGCGATCGTAATGGACTTCGAAGACGAGACCGCTCTCGAGAGCTACCAGATCCATCCCGATCATCAGCGCTTCGTCAGCGATATCCTGGGCCCTATCCAGGACGACAAGCGCGTCTACGACTATAGAGTTTAG